One Cucurbita pepo subsp. pepo cultivar mu-cu-16 chromosome LG09, ASM280686v2, whole genome shotgun sequence DNA window includes the following coding sequences:
- the LOC111801430 gene encoding D-cysteine desulfhydrase 2, mitochondrial isoform X1 encodes MRQAIPKMASVRSVGSFTSLPNRPRDVSSVFRSRRTVVQSRMGGFGFFFRATKCRLLHSKTATSAMDNEYSSRKLTHSSQVVQFGGEDFVARLLDRRWALANPESKINKVILLTADTNLEGSPANHLCLAVDTNICTYNDLSRANASEQSFYVVRDDLLHPLINGNKARKLDGFLPLIEDNLVTDVVTCGGCQSAHAAATAVLCAERGLRSHLLLRGEQPELLTGYNLMSTIYGNVTYVPRSIYANREKMLKTQAELVAGSSGSILWFDDVFQSSIMKQPCSTTNSVPVDYDFHIRARKHERKVIVINEGAGDSIALLGLIRLVNYLSQDHLLGKQRAIKFVIDAGTGTTAIGLGLGALCLGLPWEVTAVMLADRIDGYKRQEKRLISEFKKHFGYPVGVGLGEDEVNGGIVNWVERFRPRKFGNVLDGEVEICKQIAQETGILVDPIYTLAAWEMATFLSQKGAKVKADVVMLHTGGTLGMFGIAQRYKSYFNNLKNV; translated from the exons ATGAGGCAAGCCATACCCAAAATGGCGAGTGTGCGCTCCGTTGGTAGCTTCACGAGCTTACCCAATCGGCCCCGCGATGTTTCCAGCGTTTTCCGGTCACGGAGGACGGTGGTTCAGTCGAGAATGGGAGGGTTTGGATTCTTTTTCAGGGCTACGAAATGTCGCCTTCTTCACAGCAAAACTGCTACATCAGCTATGGACAATGAATATTCCTCGCGCAAGCTTACCCATAGCTCACAG GTTGTCCAATTTGGTGGTGAAGATTTCGTGGCGAGATTATTGGACAGAAGATGGGCGTTGGCTAATcctgaatccaaaataaacaaagttATTCTATTAACTGCAGATACAAATCTTGAAGGTTCACCCGCCAATCACTTGTGCTTGGCAGTAGATACTAATATTTGTACGTATAATGATCTGTCGAGAGCAAATGCTTCAGAGCAGTCATTCTACGTTGTTAGGGATGATTTGTTGCATCCGCTGATAAATGGCAACAAGGCAAGAAAACTAGATGGATTTCTACCTCTTATTGAAGATAATTTAGTGACGGATGTG GTTACATGTGGGGGTTGTCAAAGTGCACATGCAGCTGCTACTG CTGTTTTATGTGCAGAAAGAGGTCTGAGATCACATTTACTTCTACGAGGGGAGCAACCAGAACTCTTAACTGGATACAACTTAATGTCAACAATATATGGAAACGTCACTTATGTTCCCAGATCTATTTATGCCAACAGGGAAAAAATGCTCAAGACTCAAGCTGAGTTGGTGGCAGGAAGTAGTGGTAGTATCTTATGGTTCGATGATGTTTTTCAATCTTCTATCATGAAGCAACCGTGTTCTACTACAAATTCTGTGCCAGTTGATTATGATTTTCATATAAGGGCTAGAAAGCATGAAAGAAAGGTTATAGTTATCAATGAAGGAGCTGGAGATTCAATTGCCTTGCTAG GTTTAATTCGATTGGTGAACTACCTTTCTCAGGATCATTTACTTGGGAAACAGAGGGCTATTAAGTTCGTCATTGATGCTGGTACTGGGACGACTGCTATCGGTTTGGGTCTTGGAGCTCTATGTTTAGG GCTCCCGTGGGAGGTAACAGCAGTGATGCTGGCTGATAGAATTGATGGGTATAAGCGGCAGGAGAAGCGTTTGATTTCCGAATTCAAGAAGCATTTTGGCTATCCTGTTGGCGTTGGCCTAGGCGAGGATGAAGTAAATGGCGGAATTGTAAATTGGGTAGAGCGTTTCCGTCCAAGAAA ATTTGGAAATGTGCTGGATGGTGAAGTAGAGATATGCAAACAAATTGCTCAGGAAACCGGTATTCTTGTTGATCCTATTTACACTCTAGCTGCTTGGGAAATGGCtacttttctttctcaaaagGGAGCCAAAGTGAAAGCAGATGTGGTGATGCTTCACACTGGTGGTACCCTAGGCATGTTTGGAATAGCTCAAAGGTATAAATCTTACTTTAACAACCTCAAAAATGTTTAA
- the LOC111801430 gene encoding D-cysteine desulfhydrase 2, mitochondrial isoform X2 translates to MRQAIPKMASVRSVGSFTSLPNRPRDVSSVFRSRRTVVQSRMGGFGFFFRATKCRLLHSKTATSAMDNEYSSRKLTHSSQVVQFGGEDFVARLLDRRWALANPESKINKVILLTADTNLEGSPANHLCLAVDTNICTYNDLSRANASEQSFYVVRDDLLHPLINGNKARKLDGFLPLIEDNLVTDVVTCGGCQSAHAAATERGLRSHLLLRGEQPELLTGYNLMSTIYGNVTYVPRSIYANREKMLKTQAELVAGSSGSILWFDDVFQSSIMKQPCSTTNSVPVDYDFHIRARKHERKVIVINEGAGDSIALLGLIRLVNYLSQDHLLGKQRAIKFVIDAGTGTTAIGLGLGALCLGLPWEVTAVMLADRIDGYKRQEKRLISEFKKHFGYPVGVGLGEDEVNGGIVNWVERFRPRKFGNVLDGEVEICKQIAQETGILVDPIYTLAAWEMATFLSQKGAKVKADVVMLHTGGTLGMFGIAQRYKSYFNNLKNV, encoded by the exons ATGAGGCAAGCCATACCCAAAATGGCGAGTGTGCGCTCCGTTGGTAGCTTCACGAGCTTACCCAATCGGCCCCGCGATGTTTCCAGCGTTTTCCGGTCACGGAGGACGGTGGTTCAGTCGAGAATGGGAGGGTTTGGATTCTTTTTCAGGGCTACGAAATGTCGCCTTCTTCACAGCAAAACTGCTACATCAGCTATGGACAATGAATATTCCTCGCGCAAGCTTACCCATAGCTCACAG GTTGTCCAATTTGGTGGTGAAGATTTCGTGGCGAGATTATTGGACAGAAGATGGGCGTTGGCTAATcctgaatccaaaataaacaaagttATTCTATTAACTGCAGATACAAATCTTGAAGGTTCACCCGCCAATCACTTGTGCTTGGCAGTAGATACTAATATTTGTACGTATAATGATCTGTCGAGAGCAAATGCTTCAGAGCAGTCATTCTACGTTGTTAGGGATGATTTGTTGCATCCGCTGATAAATGGCAACAAGGCAAGAAAACTAGATGGATTTCTACCTCTTATTGAAGATAATTTAGTGACGGATGTG GTTACATGTGGGGGTTGTCAAAGTGCACATGCAGCTGCTACTG AAAGAGGTCTGAGATCACATTTACTTCTACGAGGGGAGCAACCAGAACTCTTAACTGGATACAACTTAATGTCAACAATATATGGAAACGTCACTTATGTTCCCAGATCTATTTATGCCAACAGGGAAAAAATGCTCAAGACTCAAGCTGAGTTGGTGGCAGGAAGTAGTGGTAGTATCTTATGGTTCGATGATGTTTTTCAATCTTCTATCATGAAGCAACCGTGTTCTACTACAAATTCTGTGCCAGTTGATTATGATTTTCATATAAGGGCTAGAAAGCATGAAAGAAAGGTTATAGTTATCAATGAAGGAGCTGGAGATTCAATTGCCTTGCTAG GTTTAATTCGATTGGTGAACTACCTTTCTCAGGATCATTTACTTGGGAAACAGAGGGCTATTAAGTTCGTCATTGATGCTGGTACTGGGACGACTGCTATCGGTTTGGGTCTTGGAGCTCTATGTTTAGG GCTCCCGTGGGAGGTAACAGCAGTGATGCTGGCTGATAGAATTGATGGGTATAAGCGGCAGGAGAAGCGTTTGATTTCCGAATTCAAGAAGCATTTTGGCTATCCTGTTGGCGTTGGCCTAGGCGAGGATGAAGTAAATGGCGGAATTGTAAATTGGGTAGAGCGTTTCCGTCCAAGAAA ATTTGGAAATGTGCTGGATGGTGAAGTAGAGATATGCAAACAAATTGCTCAGGAAACCGGTATTCTTGTTGATCCTATTTACACTCTAGCTGCTTGGGAAATGGCtacttttctttctcaaaagGGAGCCAAAGTGAAAGCAGATGTGGTGATGCTTCACACTGGTGGTACCCTAGGCATGTTTGGAATAGCTCAAAGGTATAAATCTTACTTTAACAACCTCAAAAATGTTTAA
- the LOC111802037 gene encoding actin-related protein 3-like yields the protein MDPAAARPAVVIDSGTGYTKMGFAGNVEPCFIVPSVVAVNESFLNQSKNSSKANWLAQHNAGVMADLDFFIGDEALAKSRSSSTYNLSYPIRKGQVYNWDAMERFWQQCMFNYLRCDPEDHYFLLTESPLTAPESREYTGEIMFETFNVPGLYIAVNSVLALAAGYTTSKCEMTGVVVDIGDGASHIVPVADGYVIGSSIRSIPIAGKDVTLFVHQLMKERGENVPPEDSFEVARKVKEMYCYTCSDIVKEFNKHDREPGKYLKNWKGIKPKTGAPYSCDIGYERFLGPEVFFNPEIYSSEFTTPLPTVIDRCIQSAPIDTRRALYKNIVLSGGSTMFKDFHRRLQRDLKKIVDARILASEARLGGEIKSHPVEVNVISHPIQRFAVWFGGSVLASTPEFFAACHTKAEYDEYGASICRTNPVFKGMY from the exons ATGGACCCAGCTGCCGCTCGCCCCGCTGTAGTAATCGACAGTGGCACCGG ATATACTAAAATGGGGTTTGCCGGCAATGTAGAGCCGTGTTTTATTGTTCCTAGTGTAGTTGCAGTTAACGAATCATTCTTAAATCAATCGAAAAATTCGTCGAAAGCGAATTGGCTTGCGCAGCATAATGCTGGTGTAATGGCAGATCTTGATTTCTTTATTGGAGATGAAGCGCTGGCTAAGTCGAGATCTAGTAGTACTTATAATCTCAGTTATCCAATTCGAAAGGGTCAGGTTTACAATTGGGATGCCATGGAGCGGTTCTGGCAGCAGtgtatgtttaattatttGCGGTGTGATCCGGAGgatcattattttcttttgacggAGAGCCCCCTTACGGCACCCGAGAGCCGAGAGTATACGGGTGAAATCATGTTCGAGACATTCAACGTGCCGGGTCTTTATATTGCTGTCAATTCCGTGCTTGCTCTTGCTGCCGGATATACTACATCTAAG TGTGAAATGACAGGGGTTGTAGTGGACATTGGAGATGGGGCTTCTCATATTGTGCCTGTTGCAGATGGCTATGTTATTGGGAGCAGCATTAGGTCAATTCCCATTGCTGGCAAAGACGTGACACTCTTTGTCCATCAGCTCATGAAG GAAAGAGGCGAGAATGTACCACCGGAGGACTCTTTTGAAGTGGCTAGAAAAGTCAAGGAAATGTATTGCTATACCTGTTCCGACATTGTCAAG GAGTTCAATAAGCACGATAGAGAGCCAGGCAAATACCTAAAGAATTGGAAGGGTATTAAACCTAAGACCGGCGCACCGTACTCTTGTGATATTGGCTATGAACGATTTCTTGGTCCTGAG GTGTTCTTCAATCCTGAAATATATAGCAGCGAGTTTACCACCCCTTTGCCTACAGTAATAGACAGGTGTATACAGTCTGCACCAATTGATACCAGAAGAGCATTGTACAAG AATATAGTTCTATCTGGAGGCTCAACTATGTTCAAGGACTTCCATAGGAGATTACAAAGAGACTTGAAGAAAATCGTGGATGCCCGGATCCTTGCGTCCGAAGCTAGACTAGGAGGGGAAATAAAA TCGCATCCAGTGGAAGTCAATGTTATTAGCCATCCCATCCAGAGATTTGCCGTCTGGTTTGGAGGTTCTGTTCTTGCATCAACTCCTGAGTTTTTTGCG GCTTGTCATACAAAAGCAGaatatgatgagtacggaGCAAGCATATGCCGAACTAATCCTGTTTTCAAAGGAATGTACTGA